The genomic region AGGAGTCAGTTCCGGATTCTCATAGACGATGTGCTGGAATTCATCGATGGCCACACCGTAGGGGAGGAAGGATATGTTGTCCGCCATATGTGTGAACTTGAATTTGTCCGTATCCTCCTTGAAGAAGAGTTCCATCCAAGGATAGGTGAAGTACTCCATGCTCATCGAATGGATTTCAGCCGCTTCAAGCGTCGGGAACTGGTATTCCGGTACTTCGAATCCCCGGGACATGTAACTCTGGAAAGCATGCCCGGCTTCATGTGTAAGTACGGTGACATCATCCAGTGTGCCGTTGAAGTTCGAGAAGATGAACGGGGATGCATGCTCGGGAATGAACGTGCAGTATCCGCCGCCTTCCTTGCCCTTCTTCGCTTCGACATCAAACAGGTCGCGTTCCCTCATGAATGTATAGAACTCATCCGTTTCGGGAGAAAGTTCCCTGTACATCTTTTCACCATTTTTGAGGATTTCTTCCGTCCCGCCTTTTGGCGTGGCATTACCGGTGATGAAGTCGAAGGATTCATCATACGACTTAAGTTCGGAAAGGCCGATCCTTTTGCGCTGCCGTTCCTTGAGTTCCGTCACAAGCGGTACGACATGCTCCGCCACCTGGCGCCTGAAATTCTCGACCATATCCCGATCATAATCGATGCGGTTCATCCGGATGTACCCGAGTTCTACGAAATCCTTGTACCCGAGTTCCCGGGCAATCTCATGACGGGTCTTGACGAGGTCGTCGAATATTTGGTCTATCTTCTCCAGGTGCTTACCCATGAAGCCCTGGACCGCTTCGGTGGCCCCTTTTCTCATGTCCCGGTCGGTATGCTGCGCGTATGGTCCGAATTCCGAGAGGTTGAGCACCTTGCCATCGAATTCGATTTCTGCAGAAGCCAACAGTTTGGAGTATTCGGAGTCGAGCCTGTTCTCCTTCTGGAGGAGGGACTTCACTTTTGGATCGAACCCTTTGATGGCATTCTCGGCAAGGGCGAACAGCTGTTTCCCATAGCGTTCTTCAAGTGCTTCTTTGTATGGGCTTGAGG from Salinicoccus sp. RF5 harbors:
- a CDS encoding M3 family oligoendopeptidase produces the protein MALTFKDYKYERPDLDKISSEVDDLLNDFKTKTTAEEQGKVIDELNKHFNHLSTMSTLAYIRASIDTKDAFYDKERDFFDEYGPAIQEIDHKYYEAISSSPYKEALEERYGKQLFALAENAIKGFDPKVKSLLQKENRLDSEYSKLLASAEIEFDGKVLNLSEFGPYAQHTDRDMRKGATEAVQGFMGKHLEKIDQIFDDLVKTRHEIARELGYKDFVELGYIRMNRIDYDRDMVENFRRQVAEHVVPLVTELKERQRKRIGLSELKSYDESFDFITGNATPKGGTEEILKNGEKMYRELSPETDEFYTFMRERDLFDVEAKKGKEGGGYCTFIPEHASPFIFSNFNGTLDDVTVLTHEAGHAFQSYMSRGFEVPEYQFPTLEAAEIHSMSMEYFTYPWMELFFKEDTDKFKFTHMADNISFLPYGVAIDEFQHIVYENPELTPEERRQEWKKLEDKYLPHRDYDGIEPLSSGSFWHRQGHVFGVPFYYIDYTLAQVCALQFWKRANEDFGAAWADYVELCKLGGSLPFNALARSANLTSPFDDGCLESVVGEVKDYLNSIDDKAL